In Coffea eugenioides isolate CCC68of chromosome 4, Ceug_1.0, whole genome shotgun sequence, the genomic stretch AGCATACTTCTGTTATGAATGGAAAAAATGCAGAGGCAACCTCTGATTGGATTGCAAAGAAACTAATATATGTAATGAGAGGCCATCCAAAGATGACAAGCAAGGGAATAATTGTTGAAATGATAAAGTATGGAGTTCATCCAAGTAGAATGCAAATCTATAGGGCAAAAAAGAAAGCATTGGAAGAGATAGAAGGGTCACATGTTGAGGCATATGGAAAGTTACCAAAGTATGCTGAACTTTTGAGGATTAACAATCGAGGTAGCATCATAAAAATACATTATAACAGACCTAATCTTCTCGTGGAACCCAGATTCTTGGGCTTGTTCATAAGTTTCGAGGCACAGAGAGTAGGGACAGGTGTCAGATCAACCATCCCTAAATAGTGTAACATTTTTTGATTGTTTTGTAATTCTATATAAACTTCTTGTACATCTTTACAATAGAGGTGTAATATTTTGTTACTATTCTTATGGGTCCAATATGTAATAATTGTATTTCTGTTGTTAAGTTTTACAAGTATTTCACGTAGAGTTACACattattcaaaaaatattatatcGTTCATAACGGTTGTCAGCAAGCTCTTAAAACAATTTTTAGATTTCTTTGTCTTCTTTGGTTTGCAGTTTTCTTCCTAGTTTTTCTAATGGAGTATTGGTCGCCGTATACTGCACTAATTATTTTTGGATTATGGCTATCCAACTATGACTCTGGTATAACATTACTTATTTGGATTTCTTTTGCCTCTCAATCTACTATGTAAAATGGCTTGTTGCTGCTTTGAGTTATGGCTGTTTGTGCCTTTTATTGATGTTGCAACATTTAAACCAGCCATTGGTTTCAATAGTGTACTAGTTGTTGATTGCAATAGtttttcttctaatcacactTTTGCCCCCTCAATCTCAAATCATTTTATTTGtaaacctttttctttttcctagtTTATTGCGCTGCGTCTCTCCCGAGGCCGGGACCTTTTATCATGACTTCTGCTCGTTGCAGCGGGTGCTGGATTCATTTTGATCAGTCCGGATGGGCACGAGCTCACCAGCTAGCGCGCAACGGCTTTTCAGCCGTTGTTGCTTGCTGCTTGCAGGCTCGAAAATCTCTCTTTCGCCTCTCCTCCCTGTTTCGGATTTGATCCTATCTTTTGTGCCTTTAAGCCTAATAGAAGTTCTCGCACTTACAAAATAGAGGCACAGAAGGAAGACTTAAGTCGTCTTCGGCAAGAATCAGAGAACAGAGCGAGTCTACAAATTGTTGGaggacaacaaaaaaaaaagaaaagtgtcaACAACTTGAGTCCTCAATGATTTTTTGGGCTCTAAGCCTCCTAAGACGGATTGCTCTTCTAGCCGGAACTCAAGTCCAGATCCAAGGTTCAGTGATGGTTCAAAACCAAGAGCTGGCCTTTGGTTTTTAGCCCACCTTCAAGTGCCAGACCCGAGTGAACTCACCCCTACTAAGATAAATGGAAGTCACGCACTAGATTCCTTTTTtcggaagaaaagaaagaagcaagAACCAGGGGCTCCCCTTTGAAGGTGGAGCTTCGCGGGGATCGTACGTCAGCCAAGGCCTTAGACCGGAGCGCGTCCCTCGGGTACCCCGAAAGGGGGAGCTCAAAAAGGATCCCGGTATATCTAGAAAACTCGCGGGGGTACAGTAATTGGGCAAATCCTCATAGGTAACTTCGAATGTACTCCAGATCCTATTGAAACTTGTAATAAAAACAATCTTCTTTTGGGATAGCCTAAGGGTATTAATGGCACAAAAATAATCTCTCTCCTTTAACTTGCATTTTCTAATATTATTTTTAAGCATAAGAGCTTATATTATTTAGATAgagtgttatttgaaatataatttggaataattacgataatattttttgtgatgtgatgtatgtgagataaaaaggtgattgaaaatataaaaaagtgaattgaaaaatgtgattatgatacaagcaaaatattatttaaaaaaatttgatatcCAAACAAATCCATTGTTAACCAAATGTTAATTCAAAGGGAGGTAAGTGAGATTTTGTAAACGTCGGGGTAGCTAAGTGATAGTTACAGAAATATTGTAACAAGTAACATACCTTATGAGGCTTATCCCTATAATTACATATTTTTAGATAAAGAAAAATATCTTTCTTATCTCATATGATAAGGGAAAAAATATCAGTGCAAAACTAAACTATGAAAATATTATTAAAGGTCTATTAATGTGTTTGTTTGAATTGGAgattatttggaaattttttttttagaataatagtactttttaaaatttgatatttgtgagataaaaaagtagttaaaaaaataaaaaagattatTAAAAAACGTATTTAGATGCAATAAAAAGTTTTAGAAAAATTTAGCAAtccaaataaattttaataGCATCTACACATGGTATATTAAAAGAACAACTCTAGAAACTTTAAATTCCAAATCAAACATGTTTCTCTTTTTTAAGTATtaccaacaaaaaaaatgtataccTCTATATAAAAAAGTATCTAGCTACTAAAAGAAAAGTTTAGCCACGTGTACATTCTCAAAGAGAAATTGAcaatattttggtcattttttaagttttaaaaatattgtcacattttagttttttaataacaatttttctttcttttaaatttctttcttttttcccattATTAAGTCAAATTAGCAAGATATTCTTCTCAATCTAAAAGAAGTACATTTATGGAATGAAATTTAACTAgaaccatatatatataatcattaTTAGTTATTATTATGTTAGGAATATTGattttttagatattaattGTCATAAGTGTTATCAAATATTGGAATTCACTAATGATTTTAgtaacaaacaaacaaatttaaaaaaatgatgttAAGGAATAAAACACAAAACAAGCTATACTTGGGATTTATGTAGAGGTATAAATGTCTTTTTGATGTCACTATTATACAACATTAGAGTTGATTAATGGTTTAGGggataaaatgagaaaaaaataacgTTACGGAACAAAGTGCAAAAGTGGCTGTACCTCAGGCCTCAGGGAGAGCTAGTGAAGCCAATCGCAAATAACACACACACCCAACCCATAAGCAAAACTCATAGCCCAACACCAATGACTTTTAACCACTCCGCAATTCCTTTTCTCTCGACCAACCACAAATAACACACACCCAACTCATAAGCGAAACCCACAGCCCAACCGAAAAGATATGCTGACTGTCAGGTCACACTGAGGAACTTATGAGCTACGCACACACACCACTCACAATCGATGTGGTCCAAGAAACTATTAAAAGTACAAAAGATACAAACagacaaacaaataaaaaagtGCTGACACCAAAAACGACACTTCCATGCTTGGCCTGCCGCACTATTAAAAAACGTGGGGCACTTTCATTCCACACTCTTCTTGCTAAAAGGGCTTCTAGTACTTCAGTCAAGTGAAAGAATTCCATCCTGTTTTCTTCAAGGAAATCATGTATAGACTAAAGGGTTGCCGGGAATTGAGGAAGAGAGCTCCTCAAATTGCTCTCAATTGGTTCAGCACGTTCAGTTTTTCTAGgtaatgttaatgtttttattGGGATTTTGCTGAGGCTTTTTGCGTGTTtgattttgttgaattttgtgacgAAGGTTTTCCGAGGATCTTTTCATCTCTGTGAATCTGTGATTGTGAtttgttttttgaaatttgatCAGACTTCAAATGCATAATTAGAGCTATAAAttgtttttgataattttattcGTCATTAGAGGTGATCAGATTATTATCCGCCTGGCATAATTGCACTGAGCACTACTATGTAAAAGGAGGCCCAAATTAGTGAAATGAAGATACTTGAAGAAGCAAAGTTTTGAGTAGGCATAATTGAATTCCAAAACCATGTTCTAGCTTGCGATTCAATTTGCTTGCATGGgcttcctctttctttttcattgttTAATTGCCAAGAACATCTACTTTAACCTTAGATAACTTTTTTCATGCTATCTTCATTGGTGATGCTTGACGTCTTGGTTGTTGCATGCTTGTCTAGTTGCAGCATTCCTCTTGATCTCCATGCGAAATAATATCTACTATAAGCCAgtaaaaatgtgattttgtCAGCTTTGAACTATGATGATGTAGATTTAGATCTTTGGGGAAACATGATGAGATTCGGGTTCTATAGTTTTAAGAAATGTTAGCTCGTTGAAGTACAATTTGGTGAAACCGGAATAGTATTCAGATAAGGTGATGCATGGCTAATGTTAGCTGTCTTGGTCTTGTAGCTGcatttagtaagtgtgagtaACTCAGTTTGCTAAGTTTTTCTATGCTGTTGCACAAGTTATAGCTTAATGTTGTTGTGCATCACTAGTGCTAGCTTACTGTTCTAGTATTGCTGCATTTGAAGTTGCAAAACACAATTGTCTGTGAAGATGATGTTAGTTATGATGCTTTAGTTTTAGATTTTACGGGTAAAAAGGACTTTGGTTTGGTTGTGAAACAAGTTTGTGCCATGACGTATAGTTTAATGAAAATTACTCAGACAAGATGATGCGTTAATGAATGTATTGTTCCTTATTGCTCTAATTGCAAGTGAAACTGTGGTAACTTTACCAGTTTTTCTCAGTGGTTTTTCATTGGGAGTCTGACCATTAACTTTTGCAAAGTGCAGATCAACCCACTCTGTATCTTTTGACCCCATAATAACAGCTGAAGATATATCCGGTTCAAAACCTGCAGCAGTACAGAACTTGGGTAAGTAACACTGGTTTACCAACTTGTAATACTGAAAACTTGTAAAATACGTCTTATCTCATGATTTGAAACAGTTAATGTAGACGTATAAGTTGTTGCTTGTGTATTCTTGTGTTCCCCTCGAATGATTCTGTAGGCTGATAAAGGGTCTATAATCTCTTGCAAGATAAAATGTCCTGAAGAAGGATGTTGTCCTCTTTAGTGCAGGGTAACTGGACCAGACCTTCTAATTGGACTACCATAGTAGATCCATTGAATGGAGAGTCCTTCATCAGTGTCTTTGAAGTGGATGAAAGAGGGTTACAGGTTTGCAACACGTAATTGTACTAGATCAACATTCTGCAGTCTgttcaaattgaaaatttgtttGTTAGTAATAGCTATATACCCTGTGAAAAATCTTTGCCCTGCTTTTTACCTTTCACTGATAAAACTGGGATGCTTCTTCTATTCCtacacttgttttttttttaactctttgagatacaatttttcatGAATGTAAAGTTGGCATGACCAATTGTTACAGTGCCAAGCAACATTCTTTACCTAATTTGCTTATGACTGGACATCTGTCACAAGAGTCTCATGCTGTCCGATGCTTTTGCAGCCATATATAGAGAGCTTGCACAAGTGCCCTAAACATGGTCTGCATAATCCATTTAAGTCACCAGAGAGGTGTGAGTTCctaaagttcatttttttttaacctgCCTTCCTCGGAACACGTCCCCCTTTTATTGCTATTCCTATTCCTTCTCTTGTTTGGCTTATTCGACATCGAATAAATAATATGTCATACTAATCTCCGTACTGGAAGTTAGTTTGGTAATGTTTTATTCACTTGTAAGAAAGTCAAAAAGATGTTAAGAGAAGTGTTTATTTCAGGTATCTTATGTTGGGGGACATATCTGCAAAAGCAGCTCACTTGCTCTCTCTGCCCAAGGTATTAAATTATGGAGACAAAAATGTTATGCTGTTAACTGATCATCTTATCAAATGTTTGGCTTTCTGGATCTTAATTTGTTTTGTTACATATTGTCTTAGATATCTGACTTCTTCACTAAGTTAATTCAAAGGGTGTCTCCAAAAAGTTATCAGCAGGCTTACGGTGAGGTTTACGTTACACAGAAGTTTCTGGAAAACTTTTCAGGTGATCAGGTACTGGAGTTGTTTAACACCGCAGCTTGTTTGTTTCTATTATTTTTCTAGCCTATAAATAATAATTGGTTTTAGCTATTTTGATTTGACTGTGAAGTATTTTCAATGTCCAGTTGGTAACTAGATTGGCCTGATAAAAGATCATAATTTGTTGagtaatttattttcttgcaatttatttagcctgtgtgtgtgtgtgtgtctatatctTTTCAATATGTTTTTATGAGTACAGTCGTGATGCATATTTTCTGTAACTGAATAAATAAATTGGTCTTCAAATGTTTTTATTAAGCTACTTCTGTGTCTGACTTCATTTAGTACTTTCAATTTtgtatccttttcttttctttttttttttgagccaaTTTTGTATCTTATATTCCATCTGTGCACATTGACAGGTTCGTTTCCTTGCAAGGTCTTTTGCTGTACCTGGAAATCATCTTGGTCAGCAAAGCCATGGCTTTCGATGGCCTTATGGTCCTGTAAGATACTTATTACAGGCTCTTTATTCTGATGTGTGGGATGGATAATAAATAGTATGCAGAAGTCACATTTAGTGACACCAAAATTGATGTCTTTCAATTAACGAGCAGATGGTTCACCTAATCTTCAAAATAAATAGATTATGGTTACATTCCATACACCTGAAGTTGAATGTTTTAGCTAAGTTAAAGACAACTAATTAATTAGGTGCCTTCGGTAGACTATGAGTGGGCCCAAAGTTTTGTtgtaatttttctgttttaaagaTATGCATTCGATTGCTGGAGTATGAGTTGCAGGTAACCTTATTAAGTGCAAGTTTGGACTATGGTGTTTCTTGCTAGAAGTACTTCCATCTAAAATGTGCTTCTGAATGTCTTCAATTGTTTGGAGACATTTTTCTGATAAGAGAAAGAGGTGAGCTTAAAAAGCCTCTCCCGGATCTTGATCCAAAAGTTACAATGCAGCAAATTGAGTGCCTAAACTTCTGCATTTGAACATCATATGCTCTATAGCTAACAGATGATATCCTCTTGTGCTAGAAGAGCTATTTAGTTACTGTATTTAGAATATTGCCTGTTAAGGACATGGGTAGGTATTAACCATGATAATTTGATGTAGCTGACATATATTAGCAAGTCCATAGGAATATAGGACATAGGACTGAAGCAGAATAGCAGTAAAGATGAATAACTTCACTTTATGAAATGATGATTGTAcaagaatattcaaataaaattaattaggcCTTTGGACTCATCTCTTTGATCAATAGTAATCTGAATCTTCAATGGCTGAAGAAACCTTGTATCTGTGCAATGTATCTATGAATTTGAAGCAGCCAATCCCTATATTTCATGGATACTGATCAttcttgcttttccttaatgaTTTTTCCTTAATGATTAAGTATTTATTTCAGGATTTTTGGTTGAAATCTTGTGAAATAATTTTGCAGGTGGCAATAATTACTCCATTCAATTTCCCATTAGAGATCCCCGTCCTTCAGTTGATGGGTGCACTCTATATGGGAAACAAACCAGTTCTCAAAGTTGATAGCAAGGTAGGTATTTGAAAAGGCAAACTAATTAATGAGTCTAACCTTATAGTCAAGTCTGGAGGACTGGCCAAGCATATTGATTCTCCATCTTGCCGAACAAATCAGAGAAGTTATTTGAATGGTTCAGCAACCTTGTACCGGAAATTAAATGTTACAGACAATTAGTTTGATTAAAGGTGTCACTTTTATGGGACTTCTTCCTCGTGTATTCCTGctataccttttctttttttaatctaGTCATCTTCTCTTTCACATAAATGCTTGGGCAGGGTGTACTCTGCCGCATGCAAACACAAACATATATGTTAAGAATGCTTCCATAGGCTGGTTCATATAGATTTTGAACGATTATGATCATTGGTTGTGTTCCATAGGTCTCCATTGTTATGGAAAAAATGCTGCGACTTCTCCACGAGTGTGGTTTACCTAGGGAGGATGTTGACTTCATAAATTGTGATGGAAATACCATGACCAAGCTACTTCTTGAGGTAAGTTTATCTAAATGTGTCTTCATGACTAAAATTGCTTGGATATTGCCTCCTCACCATGGAATTTTCTCTTCTACCATCTGCTGCCAAATTTAAGTTCAGTCATTTCTCCCAAAAACTTTTTGGTTTGAATTTACATGATCACAAATTATCTGCTATAGTTCTTTTCTTGTTGATGGACCAAATTGGTACAATTCTGTGCTGAGAATAGCGTTTTTAGTCTTTAGCAGACATAAACTCATGCAGCTCctattcttcattttttctgcatGATGATTTTGTTTTTAGGGATTATTCCCTATAATGCCTTAGTTCACAAGAAAAGCAGAAATAGGGTAAAAAGAGATTAATCTACAGTATCATAAAAGGCAATTCTTCTTCCAAACTACTTCAGGCAAAACCACGCATGACTCTGTTCACTGGTAGCTCGAGGATAGCTGAAAAATTAGCTGTCGACTTAAAAGGTCGTATCAAATTGGAGGATGCTGGGTTTGACTGGAAGATCCTTGGGCCTGATGTTCAGGAGGTTTGTGAAAGCTTACAGCATTAAAAAGTTTGACATTTTCTATATGAATAATCACGTTGAAATTCACACCAAATATTAACTAAGCTATATCGGTAGGTGGATTATGTTGCCTGGGTCTGTGATCATGATGCTTATGCATGTAGCGGTCAGAAGTGTTCAGCTCAATCAATTCTTTTCATGCATGAGGTCAGCAACATCTGCCTGatgttttaaattttcattGTTTGATATTGATATGCTGTATTATAATATAGCTGATGATTAACAATATTTTATGCATTAAAACATTGTTATGCTGGTGCAGAATTGGGGTAGAAGTCCGCTCCTGGATACAATTAAAAAACATGCTGCAAGAAGGCAGCTAGATGACCTCACTGTTGGCCCTGTCCTTACAGTAAGGGCAATGACTTGCTTTCTTGTGCTAAATTGCCTCCAGAGTGAAAATGACTCTGGAAGATTCTGCAACTTTTATTATTAATAGttgtgtttattttttattatttagataACAAGTTGACCAAACATGACCTGATTGCTGTGTGTTCCTGGAAATCCATTGA encodes the following:
- the LOC113768645 gene encoding probable aldehyde dehydrogenase encodes the protein MYRLKGCRELRKRAPQIALNWFSTFSFSRSTHSVSFDPIITAEDISGSKPAAVQNLVQGNWTRPSNWTTIVDPLNGESFISVFEVDERGLQPYIESLHKCPKHGLHNPFKSPERYLMLGDISAKAAHLLSLPKISDFFTKLIQRVSPKSYQQAYGEVYVTQKFLENFSGDQVRFLARSFAVPGNHLGQQSHGFRWPYGPVAIITPFNFPLEIPVLQLMGALYMGNKPVLKVDSKVSIVMEKMLRLLHECGLPREDVDFINCDGNTMTKLLLEAKPRMTLFTGSSRIAEKLAVDLKGRIKLEDAGFDWKILGPDVQEVDYVAWVCDHDAYACSGQKCSAQSILFMHENWGRSPLLDTIKKHAARRQLDDLTVGPVLTVNTEALLLHKNKLLKIPGSKLLFGGKALTNHSIPAIYGAIEPTAVFVPLEEILKDDNYELVTKEIFGPFQIVTEYKDNQLPMVLNALEKMHAHLTAAVVSNDVLFLQEVIGKSVNGTTYVGLRARTTGAPQNHWFGPAGDPRGAGIGTPEAIKLVWSCHREIIYDVGPIARNWQIPRST